One region of Glutamicibacter sp. B1 genomic DNA includes:
- a CDS encoding SLC13 family permease codes for MSVALVSILILAVMFIIATMFPINMGALAFVGAFLLGAVFLGMDTEDILASFPGGLFLTLVGVTYLFAIAQNNGTIDILVDKAVKLVDSRISLIPWVMFAITAAITAIGALGPAAVAIIAPIGLNFAQRYKINPLMMGMLIVHGAQAGGFSPIAVYGVIVNGLIEKAGFAFSPTALFLTSFVFNLVIAVVLFVVLGGRQLAGQRAGAIAERVAEARLKVSAGARAADVDFKGSGSGTYGPRDPAGDGAAPKAPGQRFGQIMTMIGLVALAVIALGFKVDVGFVSITIAVFLALVNPAAQKGAVNKISWSTVLLICGMLTFVGVLEEAGTIEYVSNGVANLGAPLLAGLLICYIGAVVSAFASSTAILAALIPLAIPFLSTGSISATGLICALAIASTVVDVSPFSTNGALVLANAPEGTDKDRFYKQVLGYGGIVVLVGPLLAWALLVLPGWL; via the coding sequence ATGTCTGTCGCGTTAGTTTCCATCCTCATCCTGGCGGTGATGTTCATCATCGCCACGATGTTCCCCATCAATATGGGTGCCCTCGCCTTTGTCGGTGCCTTCCTGCTAGGAGCAGTCTTCCTCGGTATGGATACCGAGGACATTCTCGCCAGCTTCCCTGGCGGACTGTTCCTCACCCTGGTAGGCGTCACCTACCTCTTCGCCATCGCGCAAAACAACGGCACCATCGACATCCTCGTCGACAAAGCGGTGAAATTAGTTGATAGTCGCATCTCGCTAATTCCGTGGGTCATGTTCGCCATCACCGCGGCCATCACCGCTATTGGTGCGTTGGGCCCAGCTGCGGTCGCGATCATCGCACCCATCGGACTGAATTTCGCACAGCGTTACAAGATCAATCCCTTGATGATGGGTATGCTCATCGTTCACGGCGCGCAAGCCGGCGGCTTCTCCCCCATCGCGGTGTACGGCGTCATCGTCAACGGTCTGATTGAAAAAGCCGGATTCGCTTTCAGCCCCACCGCGTTGTTCCTGACCAGCTTCGTCTTCAACCTGGTCATCGCTGTTGTCTTGTTCGTAGTACTTGGTGGACGTCAACTCGCTGGCCAGCGTGCCGGAGCCATCGCAGAACGTGTTGCCGAAGCGCGATTGAAGGTGTCCGCAGGTGCCCGTGCCGCAGATGTCGATTTCAAGGGCAGTGGATCTGGAACCTACGGACCACGCGACCCCGCCGGAGACGGTGCAGCTCCGAAGGCTCCAGGTCAGCGATTTGGCCAGATCATGACCATGATCGGTCTGGTAGCACTTGCCGTCATCGCATTGGGCTTCAAGGTTGATGTTGGATTCGTTTCGATCACCATCGCCGTATTCCTGGCACTGGTCAACCCAGCTGCGCAAAAGGGAGCAGTAAACAAGATCAGCTGGTCCACCGTCTTGTTGATCTGTGGAATGCTCACCTTCGTCGGTGTCCTAGAAGAAGCCGGAACCATCGAGTACGTATCCAACGGCGTGGCCAATCTTGGAGCTCCGCTACTGGCCGGATTGTTGATCTGCTACATCGGTGCCGTGGTCTCCGCATTCGCCTCATCCACCGCCATCTTGGCAGCTTTGATTCCACTGGCCATCCCATTCCTGAGCACCGGGTCAATCAGCGCAACCGGTCTGATTTGTGCCCTCGCCATCGCTTCAACCGTCGTGGACGTTTCGCCTTTCTCCACCAACGGTGCACTCGTTCTCGCCAACGCTCCCGAAGGCACAGACAAGGATCGCTTCTACAAGCAAGTTCTGGGCTACGGCGGCATCGTCGTACTCGTCGGGCCGCTGCTGGCTTGGGCACTGCTAGTGCTTCCGGGCTGGCTTTAG
- a CDS encoding FadR/GntR family transcriptional regulator, with amino-acid sequence MQQILAFVEQEQLGPGDHLPAERELADQLGVSRATLAQALVALEVLGVIDVKHGTGAVLVYRPSIATVLRELHEHKNRLPEIVEARSTLEVKLASLAAERRTEDDIKRINEALEVMAQEIADGDRGEKGDELFHEAITGAAKSSVLQKLMTFISEMVLETRLESLGQPGRPERSLESHRKITEAIIAGDSRAAATAMQEHIELVSDVALLKDNQ; translated from the coding sequence ATGCAACAGATCTTGGCTTTCGTAGAGCAAGAGCAGCTAGGACCCGGAGACCATCTGCCAGCCGAACGAGAATTAGCAGATCAGCTAGGGGTTTCTCGTGCCACGTTGGCCCAAGCGTTAGTGGCTCTTGAAGTCTTGGGAGTCATCGATGTTAAGCACGGCACCGGTGCTGTTCTGGTGTACCGCCCTAGCATCGCAACCGTCCTACGCGAACTGCACGAGCATAAAAACAGGTTGCCGGAAATTGTTGAGGCGCGAAGCACCCTAGAAGTGAAATTGGCATCGCTGGCTGCCGAGCGACGTACCGAAGATGACATCAAACGCATCAACGAGGCACTTGAAGTTATGGCACAAGAAATTGCGGATGGTGACAGGGGCGAAAAGGGCGACGAGCTTTTTCACGAAGCAATCACCGGCGCAGCCAAATCATCAGTTCTACAAAAGCTAATGACTTTCATATCTGAAATGGTGCTTGAAACGCGCCTAGAGTCGCTAGGTCAGCCAGGTCGTCCCGAGCGCTCTCTTGAATCCCACCGGAAAATCACCGAGGCAATTATTGCCGGTGATTCGCGGGCTGCTGCAACTGCGATGCAGGAGCATATTGAATTGGTTTCTGACGTTGCGTTGCTGAAGGACAATCAGTAA